One Micromonospora sp. WMMD1120 genomic region harbors:
- a CDS encoding MFS transporter codes for MTVTSRRGSRRLTFTVLAAGAGFFAMLQSLITPVLPTIQQDLHTSQNTVTWVLTAYLLSASIFTPILGRVGDMVGKERMLVVSLAALALGCLLAAIAPNIGVLIVARVVQGIGGAVFPLSFGIIRDEFPAARVSSAVAAISAIVAAGGGLGVVLAGPIVAALDYRWLFWIPMVVVGLTAVAAHLFIPQSPVRTPGRIDWRATLLLSGWLVALLLPISQGAAWGWTSTRVLGLLALAVVLLVGWLIAELRSRNPLIDMRMMRLPGVWTTNLVALLYGGSMFSVYAFLPQFVQTPTAAGYGFGASISQAGLLMLPMLVAMFVAGLVAGRLQAVFSAKAQLATGAAFNVAASAMLAAAHDTRWEVALAGGLVGLGIGLAFASMANLIVASVPASQTGVATGMNANIRTIGGAIGAAVVSGVITAHPQASGLPREAGFTTGFLVLTAIALAAALAALAVPSARRAAAGRRPSATAIVESELAGEFATMPATR; via the coding sequence GTGACAGTGACCTCCCGACGCGGCTCGCGTCGGCTCACCTTCACCGTGCTCGCGGCCGGCGCCGGGTTCTTCGCGATGCTCCAGTCGCTGATCACCCCGGTGCTGCCGACCATCCAGCAGGACCTGCACACCTCGCAGAACACCGTGACCTGGGTGCTGACCGCCTACCTGCTGAGCGCGTCGATCTTCACGCCGATCCTCGGACGGGTCGGCGACATGGTCGGCAAGGAGCGGATGCTCGTCGTCTCGCTCGCCGCCCTCGCGCTCGGCTGCCTGCTGGCCGCCATCGCGCCGAACATCGGCGTGCTCATCGTCGCCCGGGTCGTGCAGGGCATCGGCGGCGCGGTCTTCCCGCTGTCGTTCGGGATCATCCGGGACGAGTTCCCGGCCGCCCGCGTCTCCTCCGCCGTGGCCGCCATCTCGGCGATCGTCGCCGCCGGCGGCGGCCTGGGCGTCGTGCTGGCCGGCCCGATCGTGGCCGCGCTCGACTACCGGTGGCTGTTCTGGATCCCGATGGTCGTGGTGGGGCTGACCGCCGTCGCCGCCCACCTGTTCATCCCGCAGTCGCCGGTGCGTACGCCCGGCCGGATCGACTGGCGTGCCACGCTGCTGCTCTCCGGCTGGCTGGTCGCGCTGCTGCTGCCGATCAGCCAAGGCGCGGCCTGGGGCTGGACCAGCACCCGGGTGCTCGGCCTGCTCGCCCTCGCCGTGGTGCTCCTGGTCGGCTGGCTCATCGCCGAACTGCGCTCGCGTAACCCGCTCATCGACATGCGGATGATGCGCCTGCCCGGCGTCTGGACCACCAACCTGGTCGCGCTGCTCTACGGCGGCTCGATGTTCTCCGTGTACGCGTTCCTGCCCCAGTTCGTGCAGACCCCGACCGCGGCCGGCTACGGCTTCGGCGCCAGCATCAGCCAGGCTGGTCTGCTCATGCTGCCGATGCTCGTCGCGATGTTCGTCGCCGGCCTGGTCGCCGGCCGGCTCCAGGCGGTGTTCAGCGCCAAGGCGCAGCTCGCCACCGGCGCCGCGTTCAACGTGGCCGCGTCCGCGATGCTCGCCGCCGCCCACGACACCCGCTGGGAGGTCGCCCTCGCCGGTGGTCTGGTCGGCCTCGGCATCGGCCTGGCGTTCGCGTCGATGGCCAACCTGATCGTCGCCAGCGTGCCCGCCAGCCAGACCGGCGTGGCCACCGGCATGAACGCCAACATCCGTACCATCGGCGGTGCGATCGGCGCGGCGGTGGTCAGCGGCGTGATCACCGCGCACCCGCAGGCCAGCGGCCTGCCCCGGGAGGCCGGCTTCACGACGGGGTTTCTGGTCCTCACCGCGATCGCCCTGGCCGCCGCGCTCGCGGCCCTCGCCGTCCCGTCCGCCCGGCGGGCGGCGGCCGGTCGCCGGCCGTCCGCCACGGCGATCGTCGAGTCCGAGCTAGCCGGCGAGTTCGCCACCATGCCGGCGACCCGCTGA
- a CDS encoding SEC-C metal-binding domain-containing protein has product MSELLTADRIDEIGATGPGSPDPAALVTELVSAVDEGRVADPADTGYALLVAADILRQAGDLADALALATRAIAEQPDDDAYARAVRAGLLLRLDRTDEGLAELTALRPLLETDPDAAYLIDELAGAGHTDTAVEWLTGALDVLLERSRAQQHESEDAQDAAAAMIYGLAQQRHDLREDMGLPHDEYDTLADRLRDAASHALDALDDGPATLLFWPKAEFDALLVRWPALAESYPTTWDGHRAQIERAFVETSGLGGTGLGVVAGSVDGLAAFAGTEPIDEETLDEYADSLEDTGVTSWPPGRNDTCWCGSGTKYKKCCLPRSRA; this is encoded by the coding sequence ATGTCCGAGTTGCTGACCGCCGACCGCATCGACGAGATCGGCGCCACCGGCCCCGGCAGCCCCGACCCGGCGGCACTGGTCACCGAACTGGTCAGCGCCGTCGACGAGGGGCGGGTCGCCGATCCCGCCGACACCGGGTACGCCCTGCTGGTCGCCGCGGACATCCTCCGGCAGGCGGGCGACCTGGCCGACGCCCTCGCCCTGGCCACCCGCGCCATCGCCGAACAGCCCGACGACGACGCGTACGCCCGGGCGGTGCGCGCCGGCCTGCTGCTGCGCCTCGACCGCACCGACGAGGGCCTGGCCGAGCTGACCGCCCTGCGTCCGCTGCTGGAGACCGACCCCGACGCCGCGTACCTGATCGACGAGCTGGCCGGGGCCGGCCACACCGACACGGCGGTCGAGTGGCTCACCGGCGCGCTCGACGTGCTGCTGGAACGCAGCCGCGCCCAGCAGCACGAGTCGGAGGACGCCCAGGACGCGGCGGCCGCCATGATCTACGGCCTCGCCCAGCAGCGGCACGACCTGCGCGAGGACATGGGCCTCCCGCACGACGAGTACGACACCCTCGCCGACCGGCTGCGCGACGCGGCCAGCCACGCCCTCGACGCGCTCGACGACGGCCCGGCGACACTGCTGTTCTGGCCGAAGGCGGAGTTCGACGCGCTGCTGGTGCGCTGGCCGGCCCTCGCCGAGAGCTACCCGACCACCTGGGACGGACACCGCGCCCAGATCGAGCGCGCGTTCGTCGAGACCTCCGGACTGGGCGGCACCGGCCTCGGCGTGGTCGCCGGCAGCGTCGACGGTCTGGCGGCCTTCGCCGGCACCGAACCCATCGATGAGGAAACCCTCGACGAGTACGCCGACAGCCTCGAGGACACGGGCGTGACGTCGTGGCCGCCGGGCCGCAACGACACCTGCTGGTGCGGCTCGGGCACCAAGTACAAGAAGTGCTGCCTGCCGCGCTCGCGCGCCTGA
- a CDS encoding TetR/AcrR family transcriptional regulator has product MTSAGPASEVFARRPKRADARRNYDALIAAARDAFAEHGAAASLEDVARRAGVGIGTLYRNFPSRRHLFEAVYVEEVRALSRSAEDLSELPPWDALVAWLHRFVAYVATKRALAEQLLQDSEIFGTCRTEIYAAGEPLMRRAQAAGAVRDDIGFDDVVRLISGLTMAQFPSPEQRDRVLGVALDGLRPPGASR; this is encoded by the coding sequence ATGACCAGCGCGGGGCCGGCGTCCGAGGTGTTCGCCCGGCGGCCGAAGCGCGCCGACGCGCGGCGGAACTACGACGCCCTGATCGCCGCGGCGCGCGACGCGTTCGCCGAGCACGGGGCGGCCGCCTCCCTGGAGGACGTGGCCCGCCGTGCCGGAGTGGGCATCGGCACGCTCTACCGCAACTTTCCGAGCCGGCGGCACCTCTTCGAGGCGGTCTACGTCGAGGAGGTCCGGGCGCTCAGCCGCTCCGCCGAGGACCTGAGCGAGCTGCCCCCGTGGGACGCGCTGGTCGCGTGGCTGCACCGCTTCGTCGCGTACGTCGCCACCAAGCGGGCGCTCGCCGAGCAGTTGCTACAGGACTCGGAGATCTTCGGGACCTGCCGGACGGAGATCTACGCCGCCGGTGAGCCGCTGATGCGCCGCGCCCAGGCCGCCGGGGCGGTGCGCGACGACATCGGCTTCGACGACGTGGTGCGGCTGATCAGCGGGCTCACCATGGCCCAGTTCCCGTCGCCCGAGCAGCGCGACCGGGTGCTCGGCGTCGCCCTGGACGGCCTGCGCCCGCCGGGCGCGTCCCGCTGA
- a CDS encoding DUF6244 family protein: protein MSAAQIIARLAAASQKLDEAKAKTAAAAQDAAEARALVAGALEGVAAGPLVGMIDSYRQALAQASQGGDPAKQHVQETIAKVRALGN, encoded by the coding sequence GTGAGCGCGGCACAGATCATCGCGAGGTTGGCGGCGGCGTCGCAGAAGCTGGACGAGGCGAAGGCGAAGACCGCGGCGGCAGCCCAGGACGCGGCCGAGGCGCGGGCGCTCGTCGCGGGCGCGTTGGAGGGCGTGGCCGCCGGACCGCTGGTCGGCATGATCGACTCGTACCGGCAGGCGCTCGCGCAGGCTTCCCAGGGCGGCGACCCGGCCAAGCAGCACGTCCAGGAGACGATCGCCAAGGTGCGAGCGCTGGGAAACTGA